In a genomic window of Rhizobium tumorigenes:
- the tssK gene encoding type VI secretion system baseplate subunit TssK produces the protein MRNENRVAWSEGMFLRVQHFQQADRWTERLVRTTTRGLTPYPWGVAEIGIDRSALAIGQFALSNLRGILPDGTPFEAPIDADLPSALDLDQETKNAIIYLALPARQPGKADVALNGGARLNSVRLVASNYEAPDANVETDFMAPIDVGRLSLRYLQTGDELAGYELIGLARVIEVRSDRAVILDPEFIAASLNCAAESRLTELMTELLGIVRHRAEAIAERIGDPTIRGTAEVGDYFLLQILNRADPMLKHIAANATRMHPMEFYETCIQLAGELATFTTDRKRATDFPPYRHDDLKATFAAVFDDLRASLSAVLEQAAVLIELAERRHGVRVGTINDRSLLKDAGFVLAVRAEMPAEDVRRKLPAQIKVGPVERIAELVNVALPGIPVRPLPVLPRQLPYRSGTIYFELDTKNPLWKQLETSGAIAMHLAGDFPGLEMELWALRE, from the coding sequence ATGAGAAATGAGAACCGGGTAGCCTGGAGCGAAGGCATGTTCCTTCGCGTGCAGCATTTCCAGCAGGCGGATCGCTGGACGGAAAGGCTGGTGCGCACCACGACCCGTGGCTTGACCCCCTACCCCTGGGGCGTCGCCGAGATCGGCATCGACCGCAGCGCACTGGCAATCGGCCAGTTCGCGCTGTCGAACCTGCGCGGCATCCTGCCCGACGGCACGCCCTTCGAGGCCCCGATCGATGCCGACCTGCCGTCCGCGCTCGATCTCGACCAGGAGACCAAGAACGCCATCATCTACCTGGCGCTCCCCGCCCGCCAGCCGGGAAAAGCCGACGTGGCGCTGAACGGCGGCGCAAGATTGAACAGCGTTCGCCTAGTCGCCTCCAACTACGAGGCGCCCGACGCCAATGTCGAGACCGATTTCATGGCGCCGATCGACGTCGGTCGATTGAGTCTGCGCTATCTTCAGACGGGCGACGAACTGGCCGGCTACGAGCTGATCGGACTTGCCCGGGTGATCGAGGTTCGCTCCGACCGCGCCGTCATCCTCGATCCTGAATTCATCGCCGCGAGCCTCAACTGTGCTGCCGAATCCCGCTTGACCGAGTTGATGACGGAGCTGCTCGGCATCGTTCGCCACCGCGCCGAGGCAATCGCCGAGCGTATCGGCGATCCCACGATCCGCGGCACAGCAGAAGTCGGCGATTATTTCCTGCTGCAGATCCTCAACCGCGCCGATCCCATGCTGAAGCATATCGCGGCCAACGCAACGCGGATGCACCCGATGGAATTCTACGAGACCTGCATTCAGCTGGCCGGTGAGCTCGCGACCTTTACAACGGACCGCAAGCGCGCGACGGACTTTCCTCCCTATCGGCACGACGACCTCAAGGCAACATTTGCAGCCGTGTTCGACGACCTGCGCGCCTCGCTGTCAGCCGTCCTCGAACAGGCGGCTGTCCTGATCGAGCTTGCCGAACGCCGTCACGGGGTGCGCGTCGGCACGATCAACGACCGGTCGCTGCTGAAGGATGCGGGCTTCGTGCTTGCGGTGCGTGCCGAAATGCCGGCAGAGGACGTGCGACGCAAGCTGCCGGCGCAGATCAAGGTCGGCCCTGTCGAACGGATCGCCGAACTCGTCAACGTCGCCTTGCCCGGCATTCCGGTTCGCCCCCTGCCCGTGCTGCCGCGTCAGCTACCCTACCGGTCCGGCACGATCTACTTCGAACTCGACACCAAAAATCCGCTTTGGAAACAACTCGAGACTTCCGGCGCCATCGCCATGCATCTTGCTGGCGATTTCCCGGGCCTCGAGATGGAACTGTGGGCCCTGAGAGAATGA
- a CDS encoding FHA domain-containing protein, producing the protein MRLELKQIGGNASSSGAPAKWYLERGRRTLGRSADCDWQLPEDQRSVSKLHCIIERDRDGFVLLDKSANGSRVNGVTVHEGETARLGDRSRLELGGLAFAVSISGERAHDVEDPDAGIALSDEPLTISAILADISSGGGSASGILGEREGDAWSMRATDVPTGGTRGRQGAPSSRNVEIGWDGPPQLESATKLLPDDWHIDGSSDFGDHIEHGSATRVSVPIARVRPMAATEDAGAEDFIPPEAAQEPGSAEFTQLPAGSTNALVDTMEALLTRMEETLDGAYQVFDIDQPGIEPAPDRSGQSREDFVASRAEALLIRQRRLTDALEKLMREASRLMEPRILEARVDASGRKLPWTRSRDYWRAYRMQFEKDGSTLSVRDIFRAAMTGEAPTTGFKVQDLGGIAPPEGEEGRRDDEK; encoded by the coding sequence ATGCGGCTTGAACTCAAGCAGATCGGCGGCAACGCTTCATCCTCGGGCGCCCCGGCGAAATGGTATTTAGAGCGGGGCCGTCGGACGCTGGGGCGGTCGGCCGATTGCGACTGGCAGCTGCCGGAAGACCAAAGGTCGGTCTCCAAGCTCCACTGCATCATCGAGCGGGATCGCGACGGATTTGTTTTGCTCGACAAAAGCGCCAACGGCTCGCGCGTGAATGGCGTTACTGTCCACGAGGGCGAAACGGCTCGGCTCGGCGACCGTTCGCGGCTCGAACTTGGCGGTCTTGCCTTTGCCGTCTCGATATCTGGCGAGCGCGCCCACGATGTGGAAGATCCCGACGCGGGTATCGCGCTCAGCGACGAGCCACTCACGATCTCCGCCATCCTTGCGGATATTTCGTCAGGCGGCGGAAGCGCAAGCGGCATTCTCGGCGAGCGGGAGGGAGACGCATGGTCGATGCGCGCAACCGACGTGCCGACCGGCGGGACGCGCGGCAGGCAAGGTGCCCCTTCTTCGCGAAACGTCGAGATTGGCTGGGACGGCCCGCCTCAACTGGAATCGGCCACTAAATTGTTGCCCGACGACTGGCATATCGATGGGTCTTCGGACTTCGGGGATCACATCGAACATGGGTCGGCAACACGCGTCTCAGTACCGATCGCCCGGGTACGCCCGATGGCTGCCACGGAGGACGCAGGCGCGGAAGACTTCATCCCGCCTGAAGCAGCACAAGAACCAGGGTCCGCTGAGTTCACACAACTTCCTGCCGGTAGCACCAATGCTCTGGTCGACACTATGGAAGCGCTGCTGACGCGCATGGAAGAGACCCTTGATGGCGCCTATCAAGTGTTCGACATCGACCAGCCGGGCATCGAGCCTGCGCCAGATCGATCTGGTCAAAGCCGTGAAGATTTCGTCGCCAGCCGCGCCGAGGCCTTGCTGATACGCCAGCGTCGGCTGACCGATGCCCTCGAGAAGCTGATGCGAGAGGCAAGCCGGTTGATGGAGCCTCGCATCCTCGAAGCCCGCGTCGATGCGAGCGGCCGTAAGCTTCCCTGGACGCGCAGCCGTGACTACTGGCGAGCTTACCGGATGCAATTCGAAAAAGACGGGAGCACGCTTTCAGTCCGCGACATCTTTCGCGCGGCAATGACAGGCGAAGCGCCGACGACAGGCTTCAAGGTACAAGACCTCGGCGGCATTGCCCCGCCTGAAGGAGAAGAGGGACGACGCGACGATGAGAAATGA
- the tssG gene encoding type VI secretion system baseplate subunit TssG — MDASTARKPDDIAVIPTGAPSAAVVDLLERDPGRFEPVTALRIAQAAAGGDLDIVAHTGVSTAPLPVSGFKRKGGRVSVRSALASLTGPLGSMPSTYDEQILRQERNRSRALASFFDVFSSRMAELFADACEKYRIARRLRWGGDRNGNAFVTSLLALSGFRTKRLIDVSGVEEDILLRFSGFFASRNRNAASLRAMLEEFTGLPIEVELFRGRWLTVPQAERSQMGSPQGVQLGVNATAGAAIRDFSGGFRIVIGPLGYADYLSLTPGEKNINELFALARLYVGAALDFDIQVVLRKEEVPFCQLGQAEGASPTAGPRLGWNTWARHEPAVTDSGDAIIVERQPVITQGGVHAA, encoded by the coding sequence ATGGATGCATCGACCGCCCGCAAGCCTGACGACATTGCCGTGATCCCCACCGGGGCTCCGTCGGCTGCGGTCGTCGATCTGCTGGAACGCGATCCCGGTCGCTTTGAGCCGGTCACCGCCTTGCGTATCGCCCAGGCAGCGGCCGGAGGCGATCTGGACATCGTTGCGCATACAGGGGTCTCGACCGCACCGCTGCCCGTCAGCGGTTTCAAACGAAAGGGCGGGCGGGTCTCGGTTCGCAGCGCTCTTGCCAGCCTCACGGGTCCGCTTGGATCCATGCCATCGACTTACGACGAGCAGATCCTTCGCCAGGAGCGCAACCGCTCGCGGGCCCTGGCGAGCTTCTTCGATGTCTTCAGCAGCCGCATGGCGGAACTGTTCGCCGATGCCTGCGAGAAGTATCGAATAGCCCGGCGCCTGCGCTGGGGAGGCGATAGGAACGGCAACGCATTCGTCACGTCGCTACTCGCGTTGTCAGGCTTCCGCACAAAACGTCTGATCGACGTCAGCGGTGTCGAGGAGGATATTCTGCTGCGGTTCTCCGGCTTCTTTGCATCCCGCAACCGTAACGCCGCAAGCCTGCGCGCCATGCTGGAAGAATTCACCGGCCTGCCGATCGAAGTCGAACTCTTCCGCGGACGCTGGCTAACCGTGCCACAGGCAGAACGCAGCCAGATGGGCAGTCCGCAGGGCGTCCAGCTTGGCGTCAACGCCACCGCCGGCGCCGCAATTCGCGATTTCAGCGGCGGTTTTCGCATCGTCATCGGGCCGCTCGGCTATGCCGACTATCTGTCGCTGACACCCGGCGAAAAAAACATCAACGAGTTGTTTGCGCTGGCTCGCCTCTATGTCGGAGCCGCCCTCGACTTCGACATCCAGGTTGTCCTCAGGAAAGAAGAAGTTCCGTTTTGCCAACTCGGCCAGGCCGAAGGAGCGTCACCGACGGCCGGGCCACGGCTGGGCTGGAACACCTGGGCACGCCACGAGCCGGCAGTAACGGACAGCGGCGACGCGATCATCGTCGAGCGCCAGCCTGTCATTACCCAGGGAGGTGTGCATGCGGCTTGA
- the tssF gene encoding type VI secretion system baseplate subunit TssF: protein MAEGFLHRYNDELLALRRRAARFAEAFPKIAGRLRMTGDVADDPHVERLIQSFAYSAARVRQKLDDEFPELSDGLLETLYPHYLAPLPSMSIVRFTPSETLASIQTVPRHTEILAEPVGGEACRFRTTQDVEMAPVEIYDAGLTGQPINAPLSPYAGAAGCIRLSLRSLDPRKPMCELGLERLRLHIASPWQQAVGIYELLCNNTLGIALAKHADDPSPIFLPARNLKPVGFEPQQAMLPYPAPSFIGYRLLTEFFALPRKFLFIDIEGLGAWRGGPLEIFIYLKETDAKLERALSVRDFAPHAAPAVNLFRQTCEPIAVDGTRTEYRLLPDARRQKTREIYAIDRVLLTGSRGEEDFCQPFFGRSQRLGNSAAYWQSYRRFDEDDGTSDMDIGFVNRDRHAAGRMDAVASIDALCINRDLPEQLPFGGGHPFLQLASGHEAVAGVEALIPPTPSVRMNDQDGRNWRLISHLLLNHLSLFDNEGAALKDILSLYAFRDSPETKQLVDALIRIRADHSTARLGSGGMVPGTDIALEFDPAAIDRPSAFLFGAVLDRFFSLYTSVNSFTRLTISMKGQSQPIASWPPRAAERPLL from the coding sequence ATGGCTGAGGGGTTCCTGCACCGCTACAATGATGAATTGCTGGCACTGCGCCGGCGGGCCGCGCGCTTTGCAGAAGCTTTTCCGAAGATCGCCGGTCGCCTGCGGATGACCGGCGATGTCGCCGACGACCCGCATGTCGAACGATTGATCCAGAGCTTTGCCTACTCCGCTGCCCGCGTCCGCCAGAAGCTCGATGACGAATTTCCGGAACTCAGCGACGGGCTGCTCGAAACGCTTTACCCGCACTATCTCGCCCCGCTTCCCTCGATGAGCATCGTCCGCTTCACACCGAGCGAAACCCTAGCCTCCATACAGACGGTGCCGCGCCACACGGAAATCCTTGCCGAACCGGTGGGCGGCGAGGCCTGCCGTTTTCGGACCACCCAGGATGTCGAAATGGCGCCGGTGGAGATTTACGACGCCGGGCTGACCGGCCAGCCGATCAACGCGCCGCTTTCGCCCTATGCCGGGGCCGCCGGCTGCATCAGGCTTTCGCTGCGCTCCCTTGACCCGCGCAAGCCGATGTGCGAACTCGGCCTCGAACGTCTTCGCCTCCATATCGCCTCGCCCTGGCAGCAGGCGGTCGGCATCTACGAACTGCTCTGCAACAACACGCTCGGGATAGCGCTGGCAAAACACGCGGACGATCCATCGCCGATCTTCCTGCCGGCACGCAACCTCAAGCCGGTCGGCTTCGAGCCGCAGCAGGCGATGCTGCCTTACCCCGCCCCAAGTTTCATCGGCTACCGGTTGCTAACGGAGTTTTTCGCCCTGCCGCGAAAGTTCCTGTTCATCGATATCGAAGGACTGGGAGCCTGGAGAGGCGGGCCGCTCGAAATCTTCATCTACCTCAAGGAAACCGACGCGAAGCTCGAGCGTGCGTTGTCGGTCCGTGACTTCGCCCCGCATGCCGCACCCGCCGTCAACCTTTTCCGGCAGACCTGCGAGCCGATTGCAGTCGATGGCACGCGGACCGAATATCGCCTCCTGCCGGATGCCCGCCGCCAGAAGACACGCGAAATCTACGCAATCGACAGGGTACTTCTGACAGGATCGCGTGGTGAGGAAGATTTTTGCCAACCATTCTTCGGCCGTTCGCAAAGGCTGGGCAACAGCGCTGCCTACTGGCAATCCTATCGCCGGTTCGACGAGGACGACGGCACCAGCGACATGGATATCGGCTTCGTCAATCGCGACCGTCACGCGGCCGGCAGGATGGATGCCGTGGCGAGCATCGATGCCTTGTGCATCAATCGCGATCTGCCGGAACAATTGCCCTTCGGCGGCGGTCATCCTTTCCTGCAACTCGCCTCCGGTCATGAAGCCGTGGCCGGTGTGGAAGCGCTGATCCCTCCGACCCCATCGGTCAGGATGAACGATCAGGACGGCCGGAACTGGCGGCTCATATCCCATCTGCTGCTCAACCACCTGTCGCTCTTCGACAACGAGGGAGCGGCTTTGAAGGACATCCTCTCGCTCTATGCTTTTCGCGACAGCCCGGAAACGAAACAGCTCGTCGATGCGCTGATCCGCATCCGCGCCGACCATTCGACAGCGCGGCTCGGAAGCGGTGGCATGGTGCCCGGCACCGATATCGCGCTGGAATTCGACCCGGCTGCTATCGATCGCCCGTCGGCCTTCCTGTTCGGCGCGGTGCTCGACCGCTTCTTTAGTCTCTACACGTCGGTCAACAGTTTCACCCGGCTAACCATCTCGATGAAAGGCCAGTCCCAACCGATCGCCAGCTGGCCGCCACGTGCCGCCGAGCGGCCACTGCTCTAA
- the tssE gene encoding type VI secretion system baseplate subunit TssE, with the protein MADPLERYRPRDRVLSRSILDRLIDEEPDRLFDPPASTVEQIRTMRESIRRDLEALLNTRRCPEAPPASLSELKDALVSYGIDGMVSANLATDEAKLKLAQMVERRISMFETRLSDVRVTILKSRTMTERALRMRIQATFRLHEGMPPISFESTIDPSTQRFLVEAANG; encoded by the coding sequence ATGGCTGATCCGCTGGAGCGTTATCGACCGCGTGACCGTGTGCTTTCCCGATCGATCCTCGACCGGTTGATCGACGAAGAACCCGATCGCCTGTTCGATCCGCCGGCAAGCACCGTCGAGCAGATCCGTACAATGCGCGAGTCCATCCGCCGTGATCTCGAGGCGCTGCTCAACACGCGCCGCTGCCCCGAGGCACCGCCCGCATCCCTTTCGGAGCTCAAGGATGCGCTGGTCAGCTACGGTATCGATGGCATGGTCTCGGCCAATCTCGCCACCGACGAGGCCAAGTTGAAACTTGCGCAGATGGTCGAGCGCCGCATCTCCATGTTCGAGACCCGCCTTTCGGATGTTCGCGTGACGATCCTCAAGAGCCGGACCATGACCGAGCGGGCTTTGCGGATGAGAATACAGGCGACGTTTCGCTTGCACGAGGGCATGCCGCCGATCAGCTTCGAGTCGACCATCGATCCTTCGACCCAGCGCTTCCTGGTGGAGGCGGCCAATGGCTGA
- a CDS encoding type VI secretion system accessory protein TagJ, with translation MTLSESISEALGRDALDEALQAAKAHIKAKPSDQDARHLYIDLLILAGDYERADNQCGLAATFAPEATMGFALLRNMLRGMAARDAWFATGAVPEFPGGPSDLDKLALRIGIANRTGDREDTQKTLAVLEEQRGERAMTWNGKPVSDFRDLDDRMPHALEVIMSGGGYLWVDFSKIAAIAVEPIARPRDLAFRSAELSLTDGAVASVLIPAIYPGSGSDDKLRLGRETQWVEEPTGITTGRGQRCFLAGDDLVSFHDMQSLEQPHPSNNRKSGKQTANG, from the coding sequence ATGACCTTGTCCGAAAGCATTTCAGAGGCGCTAGGTAGGGACGCTCTCGACGAGGCGCTGCAAGCGGCAAAGGCCCATATCAAGGCCAAGCCGTCCGACCAGGACGCTCGCCATCTCTATATCGACTTGCTGATCCTCGCCGGCGACTACGAGCGGGCCGACAACCAGTGCGGCCTGGCTGCGACCTTTGCACCGGAGGCGACAATGGGGTTCGCCCTGCTGCGAAACATGCTGCGCGGCATGGCAGCACGTGACGCGTGGTTTGCAACGGGTGCCGTCCCAGAATTCCCCGGCGGTCCGAGCGACCTCGACAAGCTCGCGCTGCGCATCGGCATCGCCAACCGGACGGGCGACCGTGAAGATACGCAAAAGACCCTCGCAGTTCTGGAAGAACAACGCGGCGAGCGGGCAATGACCTGGAACGGCAAGCCGGTGTCGGACTTCCGCGATCTCGACGACCGCATGCCCCATGCGCTGGAAGTCATCATGTCCGGCGGCGGCTATCTGTGGGTCGACTTTTCCAAGATCGCCGCTATTGCCGTCGAGCCGATTGCGAGGCCCCGCGACCTTGCCTTCCGCAGCGCCGAACTGTCGCTCACCGACGGCGCCGTCGCATCCGTCCTCATCCCGGCGATCTATCCCGGCAGCGGCAGCGACGACAAGCTGCGGCTCGGCCGGGAGACGCAATGGGTGGAAGAGCCGACCGGGATTACCACCGGGCGCGGCCAGCGCTGCTTCCTCGCCGGCGACGACTTGGTCTCCTTCCACGACATGCAGAGCCTGGAGCAGCCGCACCCCTCCAACAACCGCAAATCTGGAAAGCAGACCGCAAATGGCTGA
- the tssC gene encoding type VI secretion system contractile sheath large subunit: MGSRTEWRRRADQLIALIDEALNRQVNEILHHPDFQAMEARWRGLAMLVRESGHSGDVKIKILSFSWLELARSMERASDFDQSHLFELVYNREFGMPGGEPFGMLVGDYHFSPTEPEGADAVSALTQLGMTAAAAFCPFVAGASPQALGIEEFAELNRVQDFSWLASQPARLRWNSLRARDDSRFLGLVAPRVLMRPAHEPFARRRDDGFPFRESIAADGSSLLWGNAAFAFATVVIRNFIEAGWFADIRGVTQDAVDGGLLSGAELAPYDFGTESNGLSAQPPVETRLTSVQEQQFCELGLIPVGTTYLSASAIFNSNQSMHAPPHYANEHASQNAQLAAMLQYVLCASRFAHYLKVIMRDEIGLLSDAILIQRKLEDWLTGYTLGNDDADLSLRTRFPLRSAGITVHEVPGKPGTFSCTVRLQPHFQLDDVSTSFHLIAETANTAAANSRAAAPERMSA; the protein is encoded by the coding sequence ATGGGTTCTCGCACAGAGTGGAGGCGCCGGGCGGACCAGTTGATCGCACTGATCGACGAGGCTCTGAACCGCCAGGTGAACGAAATCCTGCACCATCCCGACTTCCAGGCCATGGAAGCGCGCTGGCGTGGGCTCGCCATGCTCGTGCGCGAATCCGGCCACAGCGGCGACGTCAAGATCAAGATCCTCAGTTTCAGCTGGCTGGAGCTGGCGCGCAGCATGGAGAGAGCCTCCGATTTCGACCAGAGCCACCTGTTCGAACTGGTTTACAATCGTGAATTCGGCATGCCAGGAGGCGAGCCGTTCGGCATGCTTGTCGGCGACTACCATTTCTCGCCGACCGAGCCCGAGGGGGCCGACGCCGTCAGTGCTCTGACGCAATTGGGCATGACGGCAGCAGCGGCATTCTGCCCCTTCGTCGCCGGAGCCTCCCCACAAGCGCTGGGGATCGAGGAGTTCGCCGAACTCAACCGCGTGCAGGATTTTTCGTGGCTGGCCAGTCAACCGGCGCGGTTACGCTGGAACAGCCTTCGGGCTCGCGACGACTCGCGTTTCCTGGGCCTTGTCGCGCCTCGTGTCCTGATGCGTCCCGCGCATGAGCCCTTCGCCCGCAGGCGTGACGACGGTTTTCCGTTCCGCGAAAGCATCGCGGCAGATGGCAGTTCGCTTCTCTGGGGCAACGCCGCCTTTGCCTTCGCCACCGTGGTGATCCGCAATTTCATCGAGGCAGGCTGGTTTGCCGATATCCGCGGCGTCACGCAGGATGCCGTCGACGGCGGCCTGTTAAGCGGGGCAGAATTGGCGCCTTACGATTTCGGCACCGAAAGCAACGGCCTCTCGGCCCAGCCGCCGGTTGAAACAAGGCTGACCAGCGTCCAGGAACAGCAGTTCTGCGAGCTCGGCCTTATCCCGGTGGGCACCACCTATCTGTCGGCTTCGGCAATCTTCAACTCCAACCAGTCGATGCACGCGCCGCCACACTATGCCAACGAACATGCCTCCCAGAACGCGCAGCTTGCTGCGATGCTGCAATACGTGCTCTGCGCATCGCGTTTCGCCCATTATCTGAAGGTGATCATGCGCGACGAGATCGGCCTGCTGTCCGACGCGATTTTGATCCAGCGTAAGCTCGAGGACTGGCTGACGGGCTATACGCTCGGCAACGATGACGCCGACCTATCCCTCAGGACGCGCTTCCCGCTTCGCTCTGCCGGCATCACCGTGCATGAAGTCCCGGGAAAGCCCGGAACCTTCTCCTGTACCGTCCGTCTTCAGCCACATTTCCAGCTCGACGACGTTTCCACCAGCTTCCACCTCATCGCAGAAACGGCAAACACGGCGGCCGCGAATTCGCGTGCGGCAGCCCCTGAAAGGATGTCCGCATGA
- the tssC gene encoding type VI secretion system contractile sheath large subunit: MSTETQLQTPQQADAVADGDLLAKVVAATRQTEPDRAQDLLRTLTDQALAGTVTYDRNLTITLNNAIAELDKTISAQLAAIMQAPEFVKLEGTWRGLQYLVKNSETSVNLKIRVLNASKREVSKDLAKAVEFDQSRLFKSVYEDEFGTPGGEPMGALIGDYEFDNSFDDVQLLQGISSIAAAAFAPFISAASPRMFGFDDFRELAKPRDLEKIFETVEYAKWRGMRDSEDSRFVTLAMPRVLARMPYGPQTSRIDEFNYDETGGSKNGELPHENYCWMNAAYVMGTRLTEAFAKSGWCTAIRGAENGGKVEGLPMHVFASDDGDLDLKCPTEVGITDRRDAELGKLGFLPLCHYKNTDYAVFFGAQTTHKPKLYDRPEATANAAVSARLPYMMATSRFAHYLKVMGRDKIGSFMEAKDCEAWLNRWISNYVNANDEAGEESRAKYPLRDAKVTVQEIPGKPGAYNAVAWMRPWLQMEELTTSLRMVARIPSKS, encoded by the coding sequence ATGAGCACTGAAACGCAATTGCAGACCCCGCAGCAGGCCGATGCTGTCGCCGATGGCGATCTGCTCGCCAAGGTCGTTGCGGCCACCCGCCAGACAGAGCCGGATCGCGCCCAGGATCTGTTGCGTACCCTGACGGACCAGGCCCTTGCCGGCACAGTCACCTATGACCGTAATCTGACGATCACGCTGAACAACGCCATCGCTGAACTCGACAAGACAATTTCGGCCCAGCTGGCTGCGATCATGCAGGCGCCCGAATTCGTCAAGCTGGAAGGCACATGGCGCGGGCTGCAGTATCTCGTCAAGAACAGCGAGACCAGCGTCAACCTGAAGATCCGCGTGCTGAACGCTTCGAAGCGTGAAGTCAGCAAGGATCTGGCCAAGGCGGTCGAGTTCGATCAGTCACGGCTGTTCAAATCGGTCTACGAAGACGAGTTCGGCACACCCGGCGGCGAGCCGATGGGCGCCCTGATCGGCGATTACGAGTTCGACAATTCATTCGACGACGTACAGCTCCTGCAGGGCATCTCGTCCATCGCGGCGGCAGCGTTCGCGCCGTTCATCTCGGCGGCCAGCCCGCGTATGTTCGGGTTCGACGACTTCCGCGAACTTGCTAAGCCACGCGATCTCGAGAAAATCTTCGAAACTGTCGAATACGCCAAATGGCGGGGGATGCGCGATAGCGAGGACAGCCGTTTCGTCACGCTGGCCATGCCACGCGTCCTGGCGCGCATGCCCTATGGACCGCAAACCAGCAGGATCGACGAGTTCAACTACGACGAAACCGGCGGCTCCAAGAATGGCGAACTACCGCACGAGAACTACTGCTGGATGAACGCTGCCTATGTGATGGGCACGCGGTTGACGGAAGCCTTTGCCAAGAGCGGCTGGTGCACCGCCATTCGTGGTGCGGAAAATGGCGGCAAGGTTGAAGGTCTGCCGATGCATGTGTTTGCCAGCGACGACGGCGACCTCGATCTCAAATGCCCGACGGAAGTCGGAATTACTGACCGCCGCGATGCGGAACTCGGCAAGCTCGGCTTCCTGCCGCTCTGCCACTACAAGAACACCGACTATGCCGTGTTCTTCGGTGCGCAGACGACGCACAAGCCAAAGCTCTACGACCGCCCGGAAGCGACAGCGAACGCAGCCGTTTCGGCCCGCCTGCCCTACATGATGGCCACGTCTCGCTTTGCCCATTACCTGAAGGTCATGGGACGAGACAAGATCGGCTCGTTCATGGAGGCCAAGGATTGCGAGGCCTGGCTGAACCGTTGGATTTCCAACTACGTCAACGCCAATGACGAAGCCGGTGAAGAGTCCCGCGCGAAATACCCGTTGCGCGACGCCAAGGTCACCGTCCAGGAAATTCCCGGCAAGCCGGGCGCTTACAATGCCGTCGCCTGGATGCGGCCATGGTTGCAGATGGAGGAACTGACGACCTCGCTCAGAATGGTCGCGCGCATTCCGTCCAAGTCCTGA
- the tssB gene encoding type VI secretion system contractile sheath small subunit has translation MASVHEKLERVRKPRVHIKYEVETEGAMVVKELPFVVGVLGDFSGTPTQPLKPFGERKFVQIDRDNFDDVMRRMTPGLTLSVENTLKNDGTELPVSLKFESMDDFDPGSIVNQVPALKALLDARNELRDLMSKADRSEELERLLEDILQNKADLSELVAQLGRDKVSEATNPAK, from the coding sequence ATGGCAAGCGTGCATGAAAAACTGGAAAGGGTCCGCAAGCCCCGTGTCCATATCAAATACGAAGTCGAAACCGAAGGCGCGATGGTGGTCAAGGAGTTGCCGTTCGTCGTCGGCGTGCTCGGCGACTTTTCCGGAACACCGACGCAGCCGTTGAAGCCCTTTGGCGAACGGAAATTCGTCCAGATCGACCGTGACAATTTTGACGACGTGATGCGTCGCATGACGCCCGGCCTAACGCTATCCGTCGAAAACACGCTGAAGAATGACGGCACCGAGCTTCCGGTTTCGCTGAAATTCGAAAGCATGGACGATTTCGATCCGGGCTCTATCGTCAACCAGGTGCCTGCACTGAAAGCCCTGCTCGACGCCCGCAACGAATTGCGCGACCTGATGAGCAAGGCGGACCGCTCCGAAGAGCTGGAACGGCTGCTCGAAGACATCCTGCAGAACAAAGCCGACCTGTCCGAACTCGTTGCCCAGCTTGGTCGCGACAAGGTGAGTGAAGCAACGAACCCAGCCAAATGA